ATCCTGCAAAAACATCTCAGGGACTTCCGATTTCCATAAATTTACAAAGTAAAAAAAATATTCCATCCGAACCGGAAGTTATCCATACCTGTATGGAAAACAAAGGGGTTTCCAATAATGAATGTAAAATTCAGGTTAATTCCTACACAAAAGTTGATGACAAAATTTATAAAATTTCTTCTTATGGCTATATTTCGGCTACTCAACAAATTATGAGCGGAATGCTTGTGGCTCTTTTCTGGAAACTGTTATTAATTACACTCATCGTTTTTATCACGGCAAGAATTTTATCTAAATTCATATTAAAACCTTTCCATCATGCCATTAATGAACTTCAGCAATTCAGCATTCAGAAAAAGGAAAGGCTGCAGCTTTCAGAGACAAGTACCAAAGAGTTTAAAAAGCTCAATGAATTTCTGAAAACAATGACAGACAAAGCTTTGGAAGACTATGCTTCTGTGAAGGAATTTTCAGAAAATGCTTCTCATGAAGTGCAGACTCCCTTAGCCATTATTCAAAGCAAAATAGAACTGCTTGCAGAAACAGAGATCAATGAAAACCAAGCTATTCTGTTAACGGATATTCAAAATTCTATTGATAAATTAAGCAGAATAAACCGCTCACTTATTCTTTTGACCAAACTGAACAACAATGAATTTTTAACGAACAAGGAGCTGAAATTCTGTACTGTTGAAAAGGAAGCATTATGCATGTATGCTGATCATCTTGCGCTGAAAAACATTACGTTAAACAGGAATTGTGAAAAAAGTGTTTTTGTTAAAATCCATCCTACATTAGCAGAAATTCTGTTAAGCAACCTCCTTTCAAATGCCATCCGTCATAATCTTGAAGGTGGAAAAATTGAAATCAATTTAACCCAGAATTATTTCCAGATCAACAACACCGGACTTCCGCCTCATGTTCCGACCCAGGAACTGTTCAAACGATTCAAAAAAAGCAACCAGTCTCAGGAAAGTATCGGGCTTGGGCTTTCTATTGTAAAACAAATTTGTGAAGTCAATGACTTTTCAGTTCATTATGATTTTACAGACGGCTGGCACAGCATTACTATCTATTTTGACAATATCAAAACACATGAATCTTCAATTTCCGAAAGGAGATTAACTGAAAGCACTATGGCTTTTGAAACCGTAGAGCAGATGGTCAATTTTGCTAAATAATCTTCGTTTTAGTTATTTTTTCTAACTTCAAATTTGCTTCAAAATGTATTTTTTACTTTGAAAAAAGAAAAATACGTTAGATGCTTTCAAGAGTTTTTATTCTCGCATTATTATCCGTCTTTTTTACGAACACAACAAAAGCACAGCAGGTTCTCACCCTTCAGTCTGCGCTGGAAACAGCTGTTCAGAATTACGGATCCATCAAAGCCAAGGAATCTTATCGGCAATCATCGAAGGAATCAATAGAATTGGCTAAACGGCAATACCTGCCTAATCTTAACATCAGTATCCAACAGGATTATGGAACCGTCAACGGACAAAATGGTCCTTTGTATGGTTTCGGAGGATACGGAGTCGCTTCATCCGGACTTCCTCTCCCTGATCAAAACTGGAATGCTTCTTTCGGAGCTTTGTATCTGGCCAATGTCAACTGGGAATTTTTCTCTTTCGGAAAGGCTAAGCAAAGAGTGAAGGTTGCGGAATCCAAAAATCAGAGAGACACCAAAGATTTATCAGATGAAATCTTCCAGCACAAAGTAAAAGTGACTGCAGCCTACCTGAATGTTTTAGCGGCTCAAAAACTAAAACTTTCCTACGCCCGAAATCTGGGAAGAACCGATACCATCAGAAGAATTGTTGAGGTGAAAGAAAAAAACGGCATCGTTCCCGGAGTTGAGTTATCTCTTGCAAAAGCAGATTATGCCAATGCAATGATTACTTACACCAAAGCAAAGGACAATGAACAGGAACAGGAAAACAAATTGGCCCAGCTATTGGGAATTCCCGCTCAGGAATTTGTTCTGGACAGTACTTTACTGAAAAGAATTCCGGCAGATTTCCCTACAGAAACAAATTCTTCTTTAGAAAGCCACCCTTTACTGGCTTTATATAAAAGCAGAATAGATGTAAGCGAACAGGAAAAACAATTTCTTAAAACACAGTATTATCCATCATTTTCAATGGTAGGCATTATTCAGACGAGAGGTTCTGGATTCGGGAATAATTATGCCCAAAATCAAAATGATTTTTCTTCCTCCTATTGGGACGGAATTCATCCTACAAGAAGCAACTACCTTCTCGGGATTGGTGTTTCCTGGAATTTCACACAAACCTATAGGCTCTCAAAAGAAATTAGTGTTCAGGATTACGTAAGCCAGGGTTTAAAACATGAATATGATCTTGCAGAACAGCAACTAAAAGCCCAGCTCAATTTATCTGATAATAAATGGAAAAATGCAGTTTTGATTTATGATCAGGTCCCAATTCAGCTCAAATCTGCCAATGATGCTTATATCCAACGGTCTGTTTTATACAAAAACGGATTAACAGATCTGGTGGATTTATCCCAAGCCATTTATGCTCTCGTAAGAGCCGAAACCGACAGAGATATTGCCGTAAGCAATGTCTGGAACGCGTTATTATTAAAAGCAGCCGCGATGGGTGATTTCTCAGTATTTGAAAACGAACTGTAAGATGAATATCAATTATAAATCAATAGTATCTCAATGAACTTAATAAGATTTGCATTAAGAAAACCCATTACGATTTTAGTGATTGTCGCCGGGCTGTTTTTCTTCGGAATCCGGTCCATGAACTCCATTAAAGTCGATATCTTTCCAAAACTGGATTTACCGGTGATCTATGTTTCCCACCCTTTCAGCGGCTATACGCCACAGCAGATGGAAGCATTTTTTGCTAAACAATACATCAATATCTTCCTTTTTGTAAACGGGATCAAAAGCATTGAAACCAAAAACATTCAGGGATTAACGTTAATGAAAATTAATTTCTACCCCGGAACTGATATGGCTCAGGCCGCTGCAGAATTAAACTCATTTTCTACCAGAATTCAGGCCGCCTTTCCTCCGGGATCCAACCCTCCTTTTATCATTCGTTTTGATGCTTCCACCCTTCCTGTCGGACAACTCGTTTTAAGCAGTGATAAGAGGTCAAACAATGAACTGCTGGATCTCG
The nucleotide sequence above comes from Chryseobacterium sp. 7. Encoded proteins:
- a CDS encoding sensor histidine kinase; translation: MNLLNKISVWFIAIILLVTPISMYISYTSIKKRLDNVEIERLKHVNIYVINQIKKGEDPAKTSQGLPISINLQSKKNIPSEPEVIHTCMENKGVSNNECKIQVNSYTKVDDKIYKISSYGYISATQQIMSGMLVALFWKLLLITLIVFITARILSKFILKPFHHAINELQQFSIQKKERLQLSETSTKEFKKLNEFLKTMTDKALEDYASVKEFSENASHEVQTPLAIIQSKIELLAETEINENQAILLTDIQNSIDKLSRINRSLILLTKLNNNEFLTNKELKFCTVEKEALCMYADHLALKNITLNRNCEKSVFVKIHPTLAEILLSNLLSNAIRHNLEGGKIEINLTQNYFQINNTGLPPHVPTQELFKRFKKSNQSQESIGLGLSIVKQICEVNDFSVHYDFTDGWHSITIYFDNIKTHESSISERRLTESTMAFETVEQMVNFAK
- a CDS encoding TolC family protein, with amino-acid sequence MLSRVFILALLSVFFTNTTKAQQVLTLQSALETAVQNYGSIKAKESYRQSSKESIELAKRQYLPNLNISIQQDYGTVNGQNGPLYGFGGYGVASSGLPLPDQNWNASFGALYLANVNWEFFSFGKAKQRVKVAESKNQRDTKDLSDEIFQHKVKVTAAYLNVLAAQKLKLSYARNLGRTDTIRRIVEVKEKNGIVPGVELSLAKADYANAMITYTKAKDNEQEQENKLAQLLGIPAQEFVLDSTLLKRIPADFPTETNSSLESHPLLALYKSRIDVSEQEKQFLKTQYYPSFSMVGIIQTRGSGFGNNYAQNQNDFSSSYWDGIHPTRSNYLLGIGVSWNFTQTYRLSKEISVQDYVSQGLKHEYDLAEQQLKAQLNLSDNKWKNAVLIYDQVPIQLKSANDAYIQRSVLYKNGLTDLVDLSQAIYALVRAETDRDIAVSNVWNALLLKAAAMGDFSVFENEL